A portion of the Pseudomonas koreensis genome contains these proteins:
- a CDS encoding terpene synthase family protein — MDQPKITSKPRSAVAPFVVRDLYCPPPTRIDEALGKQVNERLMAWIPTIGIFAGKHEKIRASDFGRYAMLCHADTDDPDRLLLAAQCFAALFAVDDHYCDDLSFGGSPEKVAEKLSFAITALDPVYLPAPFDEELSQQQRRDPVLRGLLAYMKRVAHFCSPSQVARVRQITIAMFVTMAAEGPWRVYGTQPTIAEYLASRQVNSFWPCQVLIDAIGGYEIPANLYSRPDIHRISALASLATTLVNDLYSAYKEHLNETGDFKLPYLLAAKHDCSLQEAIDKAADIHDAVMHEYTTLQQQLLNDATPLIKRYLTGLTTWVAGNREWHKHSARYRL; from the coding sequence ATGGATCAGCCGAAGATCACCTCAAAGCCTCGCAGCGCCGTCGCGCCTTTCGTTGTCCGCGACCTTTATTGCCCGCCGCCGACGCGCATCGATGAGGCGTTGGGCAAGCAAGTCAATGAACGTCTGATGGCCTGGATACCGACCATTGGGATCTTCGCGGGCAAGCATGAAAAAATCCGTGCCAGCGACTTCGGCCGCTACGCCATGTTGTGCCATGCCGACACCGATGACCCGGACAGGTTATTGCTTGCCGCCCAATGCTTCGCCGCATTGTTCGCGGTCGATGATCATTATTGCGACGACCTGTCCTTCGGCGGCAGCCCGGAAAAAGTGGCGGAAAAGTTATCCTTCGCCATCACGGCCCTCGACCCGGTTTATTTGCCTGCACCGTTTGATGAAGAACTCTCGCAGCAGCAACGGCGTGATCCGGTGCTCCGGGGCTTGCTGGCCTACATGAAACGGGTGGCGCATTTCTGCAGCCCTTCGCAGGTCGCCCGGGTGCGACAGATCACCATTGCGATGTTCGTCACCATGGCAGCGGAAGGTCCTTGGCGGGTTTATGGCACGCAACCGACCATCGCCGAGTATCTGGCCAGCAGGCAGGTCAACAGCTTCTGGCCGTGCCAGGTTCTGATCGATGCAATCGGTGGCTACGAAATACCCGCCAATCTCTATTCGCGGCCGGACATCCACCGTATCAGCGCGCTGGCATCGCTGGCCACGACCTTGGTCAACGACTTGTATTCCGCCTACAAAGAGCATCTTAACGAGACCGGTGACTTCAAGCTCCCTTACCTGCTGGCAGCCAAACATGACTGTTCTTTGCAGGAAGCCATCGATAAGGCGGCCGATATTCATGATGCCGTCATGCATGAATACACAACGCTGCAACAGCAACTGCTCAACGATGCCACGCCGTTGATAAAACGCTATCTGACTGGTTTGACGACGTGGGTGGCGGGAAACCGTGAATGGCATAAACACAGCGCGCGGTACCGTCTCTGA
- a CDS encoding MFS transporter → MANPYRELFTAPGARAFVLAGMLARMPISMTGIGLITMLAQLNGGYALAGAVAATFALATAFCAPQVSRLVDRYGQGRVLPIAALTGGGGLLMLLLCTRVQAPNWTLFVFAALAGCMPSMSAMVRARWTEIYRGQPQLQTAYALESVLDEVCFIVGPPLSVGLSVAVFPEAGPLAALLALAIGVTAFVAQRSTEPPVHAQESQHLGSIIRSTDVQWLLALMLAMGVIVGVIDVVSVAFAQHQGQPAAASIVLSVYAIGSCLAGIAFGAMRSKLPLPRLFLYGGVATAVTTLPLLLASNILGLSIAVFIAGLFFSPTLIVAMALIERIVPPAKLTEGLTWLVTGLSIGVAIGAAGSGALVDAFGARSGFWLAIAAGAVVLISAFQSYRHLRVGA, encoded by the coding sequence ATGGCAAACCCCTACCGCGAATTGTTCACTGCCCCCGGCGCCCGTGCTTTTGTGTTGGCTGGGATGCTGGCGCGCATGCCGATTTCCATGACGGGCATCGGGCTGATCACCATGCTCGCGCAGTTGAACGGCGGTTATGCGCTGGCGGGCGCGGTGGCGGCGACTTTTGCTTTGGCCACGGCGTTTTGCGCGCCGCAGGTATCGCGGTTGGTGGACCGTTATGGGCAGGGGCGGGTGCTGCCGATCGCAGCGCTGACCGGTGGCGGCGGGTTATTGATGTTGCTGCTGTGCACGCGTGTCCAGGCGCCGAACTGGACGTTGTTCGTCTTCGCCGCGCTGGCCGGGTGCATGCCGAGCATGTCGGCGATGGTGCGGGCGCGCTGGACCGAGATCTACCGGGGCCAGCCGCAATTGCAAACGGCGTATGCGCTGGAGTCGGTGCTCGATGAAGTGTGTTTTATCGTCGGGCCGCCGTTGTCGGTGGGTCTGTCCGTTGCGGTGTTTCCCGAGGCCGGGCCGCTGGCGGCGTTGTTGGCCCTGGCCATCGGCGTGACGGCGTTTGTCGCCCAACGCAGCACCGAGCCACCGGTGCACGCGCAGGAGTCGCAGCATCTGGGCTCGATCATTCGCTCGACCGACGTGCAATGGCTGCTGGCGTTGATGCTGGCGATGGGCGTGATCGTCGGGGTGATCGACGTGGTCAGCGTCGCCTTCGCCCAGCATCAGGGCCAGCCGGCAGCGGCGAGTATTGTTTTGTCGGTGTACGCGATCGGCTCATGCCTGGCCGGCATCGCCTTCGGTGCGATGCGTTCGAAACTGCCGCTGCCGCGCCTGTTTCTCTACGGCGGCGTGGCGACGGCGGTGACCACGCTGCCGCTGCTCTTGGCGAGCAACATCCTCGGCTTGTCGATCGCGGTATTTATCGCCGGCCTGTTCTTTTCGCCGACGCTGATTGTCGCGATGGCCTTGATCGAACGCATCGTGCCACCGGCCAAACTGACCGAGGGCCTGACCTGGCTGGTGACCGGTCTGAGCATCGGCGTGGCAATCGGCGCCGCTGGCTCCGGCGCGCTGGTCGATGCGTTTGGCGCGCGTAGCGGATTCTGGCTAGCGATAGCGGCGGGGGCGGTGGTGCTGATTTCCGCGTTCCAGAGCTACCGCCACCTCCGGGTAGGAGCGTAG
- a CDS encoding cupin-like domain-containing protein, producing MDLQSILGKLFANAGAVGIEGVFQFIFSAQQAYWYDIKFSRRTEAGRHPRPDVTIEVAEKDFLGIMAGVVNVEELFASGRLKIGGNMGLATMLPQIIDHARQGGGTVEKVDMNKRYPTPPRFSEKLTAALPRQTSVERRTRAELSRHEFETRYLPNGIPLVISNALHDWPLFSLSREESLVHFAELQGITRHGDYVKKTFSTERDFRSTSMAEFIASLDSPAIKVADGEPPAYMGNNILPAQLLQQIQYPPYFDTSLFIPPRIWIGPKGTLTPLHRDDTDNLFAQVWGQKKFTLAAPHHREALGTWSTAPKGGLDGCDFNPDAPDYELFPAAREVTFLRVTLEAGDLLFLPEGWFHQVESVSTSLSVNFWINSGRGW from the coding sequence GTGGACCTGCAGAGCATTCTGGGCAAGTTGTTCGCCAACGCCGGCGCGGTCGGCATCGAGGGGGTTTTCCAGTTCATCTTCAGTGCGCAACAGGCGTACTGGTATGACATCAAGTTCAGCCGGCGCACGGAAGCTGGACGCCACCCCAGGCCGGACGTGACCATCGAAGTCGCGGAAAAGGACTTTTTGGGGATCATGGCCGGCGTGGTCAACGTCGAGGAACTGTTCGCCAGCGGTCGGCTGAAGATCGGCGGCAACATGGGCCTGGCGACAATGCTGCCGCAGATCATCGATCACGCCCGCCAGGGTGGCGGCACGGTGGAAAAGGTCGACATGAACAAGCGCTACCCGACCCCGCCGCGCTTCAGCGAAAAGCTCACTGCCGCGCTACCTCGGCAGACCAGCGTCGAACGTCGCACGCGCGCCGAATTGAGCCGACATGAATTCGAAACCCGTTATCTGCCCAACGGCATCCCGTTGGTGATCAGCAACGCCCTGCACGACTGGCCGCTGTTCAGCCTGAGCCGCGAAGAGTCGCTGGTGCATTTCGCCGAATTGCAAGGCATCACCCGCCATGGCGATTACGTGAAGAAGACCTTTTCCACCGAGCGTGATTTCCGCTCGACCTCGATGGCAGAGTTCATCGCCTCGCTGGACAGCCCGGCGATCAAGGTCGCGGACGGCGAGCCGCCGGCGTACATGGGCAACAACATTCTGCCCGCGCAATTGCTGCAACAGATCCAGTACCCGCCCTACTTCGACACCTCGCTGTTCATCCCGCCGCGCATCTGGATCGGCCCCAAGGGCACGCTGACGCCGTTGCACCGCGATGACACCGACAACCTGTTCGCGCAGGTCTGGGGCCAGAAAAAATTCACCCTTGCCGCACCGCATCATCGCGAGGCGCTGGGCACCTGGTCAACCGCGCCGAAGGGTGGCCTGGACGGCTGCGATTTCAACCCGGACGCGCCGGACTATGAACTTTTTCCGGCGGCGCGGGAGGTGACGTTTCTGCGAGTGACGCTGGAGGCTGGAGACCTGCTGTTTTTGCCCGAGGGCTGGTTCCATCAGGTTGAATCGGTGTCGACCTCGCTATCCGTCAACTTCTGGATCAACTCAGGACGAGGCTGGTAA
- a CDS encoding thioesterase II family protein, producing the protein MTKLTLLCLPYSGASAMVYSRWRRQLPTWLQLQPVELPGRGARFDEPLQTDMRALARQLAREHKPGLQGPYALFGHSLGALLACELAHAFRELGAPEPLALFASGTAAPTLRSDYDRGFAEPRSDEELIEQLRTFQGTSEEILANQELMSLTLPVLRADFMMCGRFTPAERPLLNCPVHVLGGKEDRATTEQLIGWSKETLGSFSVDMMTGGHFFIHEHEARVIRTIKSHLEVHHRRLAHAAQPAF; encoded by the coding sequence GTGACCAAGCTGACATTGCTGTGCCTGCCCTATTCGGGTGCCAGCGCCATGGTTTACAGCCGCTGGCGGCGTCAACTGCCGACGTGGCTGCAATTGCAACCGGTGGAACTGCCGGGGCGTGGCGCGCGGTTCGACGAACCTCTGCAAACCGACATGCGCGCGTTGGCGCGGCAACTGGCGCGCGAACACAAACCGGGCCTGCAAGGCCCTTATGCGTTGTTCGGGCATAGCCTCGGCGCGTTGCTCGCCTGCGAACTGGCCCATGCCTTTCGCGAGCTCGGTGCGCCGGAGCCGTTGGCGCTGTTCGCCTCCGGCACCGCCGCGCCAACCCTGCGTAGCGACTACGACCGCGGCTTTGCCGAACCGCGCAGCGATGAAGAGCTCATCGAACAGTTGCGTACCTTTCAGGGCACCAGCGAAGAAATCCTCGCCAATCAGGAATTGATGAGTCTGACCCTGCCGGTGCTGCGCGCCGATTTCATGATGTGCGGGCGCTTCACCCCCGCCGAGCGGCCTTTGCTCAATTGCCCGGTGCACGTGCTCGGTGGCAAGGAAGACCGGGCTACCACCGAACAACTGATCGGCTGGAGCAAAGAGACCCTGGGCAGTTTCTCGGTGGACATGATGACCGGCGGGCATTTCTTCATTCATGAACATGAAGCGCGGGTCATTCGCACGATCAAGAGCCATCTGGAAGTGCATCACCGGCGCCTTGCGCATGCCGCGCAACCGGCGTTCTGA
- a CDS encoding TauD/TfdA family dioxygenase, protein MAVALGFSVRPLLPQRGRLPLLIEASDADTDLLAVFDELKELVDEHLLRDGGVLFRGFRLDGAEQFRQFAASFGHPLLNYEFGSTPRTNVTQGVYTSTEYPAHQSIPLHNEQAYSRDWPMKIWFYSMIAAKSGGETPIADSREVYRRIPVAIRERFVSKGLMYVRNFGNGLDVAWEDVFSTEDREVVEAYCKAHGIVCEWKDDGELRTRQTCQAVAVHPVTGERVWFNQAHLFHISNLQAEVRESLLDIVDEEDLPRNVYYGDGSPIEDEVLAQIRAVLDDCAISFPWQEGDVLMLDNMLSAHARSPFEGPRKVIVAMAEGHSQDAR, encoded by the coding sequence ATGGCTGTTGCTTTGGGATTTTCCGTTCGGCCATTGCTGCCGCAGCGCGGACGCTTGCCGCTGTTGATCGAGGCGAGCGATGCCGACACTGATCTGTTGGCGGTATTCGATGAATTGAAGGAGCTGGTCGACGAGCATCTGCTGCGCGACGGTGGTGTGCTGTTTCGCGGTTTCCGCCTCGACGGCGCCGAGCAGTTCCGCCAGTTCGCCGCGAGCTTCGGTCATCCGCTGCTGAACTACGAGTTCGGCTCGACCCCGCGTACCAACGTCACCCAAGGGGTGTACACCTCCACGGAATACCCGGCGCACCAGAGCATTCCGTTGCACAACGAACAGGCGTATTCCCGCGACTGGCCGATGAAAATCTGGTTCTACAGCATGATCGCGGCGAAGTCCGGTGGTGAGACGCCGATTGCCGACAGCCGCGAAGTCTACCGGCGCATCCCCGTGGCGATCCGCGAGCGTTTCGTCAGTAAAGGTCTGATGTATGTGCGCAACTTCGGCAACGGCCTCGATGTCGCCTGGGAAGACGTGTTCAGCACCGAAGACCGTGAAGTCGTCGAGGCCTACTGCAAGGCCCACGGCATTGTCTGTGAATGGAAGGACGACGGTGAGCTGCGCACGCGCCAGACCTGTCAGGCGGTGGCAGTGCACCCGGTGACCGGCGAGCGCGTCTGGTTCAATCAGGCGCACCTGTTTCACATCTCCAACCTGCAAGCGGAAGTGCGCGAAAGCCTGCTCGACATCGTCGACGAAGAAGACCTGCCACGTAACGTCTACTACGGCGACGGTTCGCCGATCGAAGACGAGGTGCTGGCGCAGATTCGCGCGGTGCTCGATGACTGTGCGATCAGTTTTCCGTGGCAGGAGGGCGACGTGCTGATGCTCGACAACATGTTGTCCGCGCATGCACGTTCACCGTTCGAAGGGCCGCGCAAAGTGATTGTGGCGATGGCCGAGGGGCATTCGCAGGACGCGCGCTGA
- a CDS encoding amino acid adenylation domain-containing protein: MNAADAQKLARRFIELPEDKRRLFLAGMAREGIDFAQLPMTACDGLAERDGLSYAQQRMWFLWQLEPTSAAYNLPMAVRLEGDLNVEALEQAFSHLAARHECLRTTFGQDGERAFQRVAEPQPLKLPVTDLSGLPEAQRWPLAQQHMMAEATQAFDLQNGPLLSLRLLRLAAQEHVLLLTLHHIIADGWSMNILIDEFMRTYDALVAGREPTLAPLTVHYRDYALWQRSWLEAGERERQLDYWRTQLGDEHPVLELPTDRAYPAQSSHQGARLETVIDAALRDELKNLAQRQGVTLFVVLLAAFKTLLHRYSGQTDIRVGGLIANRTRSETEGLIGFFVNTQILRSVVTAQTPFAELLQNLRQAALGAQAHQDLPFDALIEALQPARSQSHNPLFQVMFNHQPLVTDLHQAQLASGLRVGYLSEEQLAGSARQHAATSDLMLDTREEGEQLFAAFTYATDIFDAATIAALAGHWRNILQSVCRDPQQLIGDVAMLADSERQALIQSAAPSPGFTSVQSLFEAQVARTGQAPAVRLATAPAPVFSYDELNTRSNRLAHQLRAQGVGPDVLVGVALGRSLELAVALLAVLKAGGAYVPLDPQTPAERLRHVLADSGLKLLLSDRQSLASLPPLDGVECLCLEQLPVSEQSDNMPVTVEAGNLAYVIYTSGSTGRPKGVAVSHGALSEFIARAIDYSDLREGDRVLQFATSSFDGFVEQFFPPLCHGASVVMRDAPLWDSATLHQVIIDHGITLADLPAAYWYWLVQEYAAKPPASFAALRQIHVGGEAMAVDGLRLWQQAGLGHVRLLNTYGPTEATVVSTIHDCTGLTAQDVSWRGMPIGKGLEARRLYVLDDDLNLLPQGAVGELYIGGPGLARGYHRQPSLSAERFIADPFADGQRLYRTGDRARLRGDGALEYVGRVDHQVKIRGFRIELGEIESRLQQCPEVREAVVLAVPFTGGAQLVAYVVTEPAVLASAATQAAFRQQTRAALQASLPDYMVPGHLLLLANLPLTPSGKLDRKALPAPDPAQLQGDYRAPQSPAEQCLAQVWAEVLQVRRVGLDDHFFELGGHSLLAAQVIARVKEQMGVVLPLRSLFEKPLLADLAEVLGQLAEASGDDDWSDMDQFMNALQGEEV; this comes from the coding sequence ATGAATGCCGCAGACGCACAGAAACTAGCCCGCCGCTTTATCGAATTGCCCGAGGACAAACGTCGTTTGTTCCTCGCCGGCATGGCCCGCGAAGGCATCGATTTTGCGCAGCTTCCCATGACTGCCTGCGACGGCCTCGCTGAGCGCGACGGCCTGTCTTACGCGCAGCAGCGCATGTGGTTTCTCTGGCAGCTGGAGCCGACCAGCGCAGCCTACAACCTGCCGATGGCCGTGCGTCTGGAGGGCGATCTAAACGTCGAAGCGCTGGAACAGGCTTTCAGCCATTTGGCGGCGCGCCACGAATGTCTGCGCACCACCTTCGGCCAGGACGGCGAGCGTGCCTTCCAGCGTGTGGCCGAGCCGCAGCCACTCAAGTTGCCCGTGACTGACCTGAGCGGGTTGCCCGAAGCGCAGCGCTGGCCGCTCGCGCAGCAGCACATGATGGCCGAGGCGACCCAGGCCTTCGACTTGCAGAACGGCCCGCTGCTGAGCCTGCGTCTGTTGCGCCTCGCCGCGCAGGAACATGTACTGCTGCTGACCCTGCATCACATCATCGCCGACGGCTGGTCGATGAATATTCTGATCGATGAGTTCATGCGCACCTACGATGCGCTGGTCGCCGGGCGTGAACCGACGCTGGCGCCGTTGACCGTGCATTACCGCGACTACGCACTGTGGCAACGCAGCTGGCTGGAGGCTGGCGAGCGTGAGCGGCAACTGGACTACTGGCGCACGCAACTGGGCGACGAGCATCCGGTGCTGGAATTGCCCACCGACCGCGCCTATCCGGCGCAATCCAGCCATCAGGGCGCACGCCTGGAAACGGTGATCGATGCAGCCCTGCGCGATGAGCTGAAAAACCTCGCCCAGCGCCAGGGCGTGACGTTGTTCGTGGTGCTTTTGGCGGCGTTCAAGACCCTGTTGCATCGCTACAGCGGCCAGACCGATATTCGTGTCGGCGGGCTGATCGCCAACCGCACCCGCAGTGAAACCGAAGGCCTGATCGGCTTCTTCGTCAACACCCAGATTCTGCGCAGCGTGGTCACCGCACAGACGCCGTTCGCCGAGCTTTTGCAGAACCTGCGCCAGGCTGCACTCGGCGCTCAGGCCCATCAGGATCTGCCGTTCGACGCGCTGATCGAAGCCCTGCAACCGGCGCGCAGCCAGAGCCACAATCCGCTGTTTCAGGTGATGTTCAACCATCAGCCGCTGGTCACCGATCTGCATCAGGCGCAACTCGCTTCAGGCTTGCGCGTGGGCTATCTGAGCGAAGAACAACTGGCCGGCAGCGCTCGACAACACGCGGCCACCAGTGACCTGATGCTCGACACCCGCGAGGAGGGCGAGCAACTGTTTGCCGCCTTCACTTACGCCACGGATATTTTCGACGCCGCAACCATCGCCGCGCTGGCCGGGCATTGGCGCAATATTCTCCAGTCGGTGTGCCGCGACCCGCAGCAGTTGATCGGCGACGTGGCGATGCTCGCCGACAGCGAACGGCAAGCGCTGATTCAGTCCGCCGCGCCTTCGCCTGGTTTTACCAGCGTGCAAAGCCTGTTCGAAGCGCAGGTCGCGCGCACTGGGCAAGCGCCGGCGGTGCGGTTGGCCACTGCGCCTGCACCGGTATTCAGCTACGACGAACTCAACACCCGCAGCAATCGTCTGGCCCATCAGTTGCGCGCGCAGGGTGTCGGCCCAGACGTGCTGGTCGGCGTCGCGCTGGGGCGTTCGCTGGAACTGGCGGTGGCGCTACTGGCCGTGCTCAAGGCCGGTGGTGCTTATGTGCCGCTGGACCCGCAGACCCCGGCCGAACGCCTGCGCCATGTACTCGCTGACAGCGGTCTGAAACTGTTGCTCAGCGACCGGCAAAGCCTCGCCAGCCTGCCGCCGCTCGATGGTGTCGAGTGCCTGTGTCTGGAGCAATTGCCTGTCAGCGAGCAGAGCGACAACATGCCGGTCACGGTCGAAGCCGGCAACCTCGCTTACGTGATCTACACCTCCGGTTCCACCGGCCGGCCGAAAGGCGTGGCGGTCAGTCATGGCGCACTGAGCGAGTTCATCGCCCGCGCCATCGATTACAGCGATCTGCGCGAAGGCGACCGGGTCCTGCAATTCGCCACCAGCAGTTTCGACGGTTTCGTCGAGCAGTTTTTCCCGCCGCTGTGCCATGGCGCCAGCGTGGTCATGCGCGACGCGCCGTTGTGGGACAGCGCGACGCTGCATCAGGTGATCATCGATCACGGCATCACCCTGGCCGATCTGCCGGCGGCCTACTGGTATTGGCTGGTGCAGGAATACGCGGCGAAACCGCCGGCCAGTTTCGCCGCGCTGCGGCAGATTCACGTTGGCGGCGAGGCCATGGCGGTGGACGGATTGCGCCTGTGGCAGCAGGCCGGGCTCGGCCATGTGCGCCTGCTCAACACCTACGGGCCGACCGAGGCCACGGTGGTCTCGACGATTCATGACTGCACCGGGCTGACCGCACAGGACGTGTCGTGGCGCGGCATGCCGATCGGCAAGGGGCTTGAAGCGCGGCGCCTGTACGTGCTCGACGATGACCTGAACCTGCTGCCGCAAGGCGCGGTGGGCGAGTTGTACATCGGTGGGCCGGGACTGGCACGCGGTTATCACCGCCAGCCGAGCCTCAGCGCCGAGCGTTTCATTGCCGACCCGTTCGCCGACGGTCAGCGCCTGTACCGCACCGGCGATCGTGCGCGGCTGCGCGGCGATGGCGCGCTGGAGTACGTCGGTCGGGTCGATCATCAGGTGAAGATTCGCGGCTTCCGCATCGAACTGGGCGAAATCGAATCGCGCCTGCAGCAATGTCCCGAGGTTCGGGAAGCGGTGGTGCTGGCGGTGCCGTTCACGGGCGGTGCGCAACTGGTCGCCTATGTGGTGACGGAACCGGCGGTGCTCGCCAGTGCGGCGACGCAAGCGGCGTTCCGTCAGCAGACCCGCGCCGCGCTGCAAGCCAGTCTGCCGGATTACATGGTGCCGGGGCATCTGCTGTTGCTGGCGAACCTGCCGCTGACGCCGAGTGGCAAGCTCGACCGCAAGGCCTTGCCAGCGCCGGATCCGGCGCAGTTGCAGGGCGATTACCGTGCCCCGCAATCGCCTGCCGAGCAGTGTCTGGCGCAGGTCTGGGCCGAGGTGCTGCAAGTGCGGCGTGTGGGTCTGGACGATCACTTTTTTGAACTGGGCGGTCATTCGTTGTTGGCCGCGCAGGTGATCGCGCGGGTCAAGGAGCAGATGGGTGTGGTGCTGCCGCTGCGCAGTCTGTTCGAAAAACCGCTGCTGGCGGATCTGGCCGAGGTGCTCGGGCAACTGGCCGAGGCGAGCGGTGACGACGACTGGTCCGACATGGATCAGTTCATGAATGCTTTGCAAGGAGAAGAAGTATGA